Proteins encoded within one genomic window of [Enterobacter] lignolyticus SCF1:
- the dgcQ gene encoding cellulose biosynthesis regulator diguanylate cyclase DgcQ, with protein sequence MSHVVKVDSLQWLNTLSWRNNPVRVVSLCFFVVLVFSTLLAWREVVVLEEAYISSQRNSLENVANKMDAQLQANLDGLKFYRNGMQAALQTPLAFSGLRGAAEAFMQRRQQPQWSVALDNRRTLPVYGVSDDFIAQSALLSRDNPRLSNELTATLEVGYLLRLSTSVRRVAQRVLYVSRAGFFLTNPSITDPKDTIEQYYALVTSPWFTSQTQRNNPGRGFRWQPHAPDSNVQSVAVSLPVDYDHYWYGVLAMEFSLPQIKRYLVVASEGEEEGEYRLYDRRMNQITSLLTDGVIATSLTDPDKAQIAHAFEHDTRGGLRLDTRYISWQKLQNFDGVLIRVHHLQEGLRGEYGSISMALGVLWILFTSMLILAWVVIHRMVNNMTALQKSLQWQAWYDGLTRLFNRGTLFERANTAMKSCREQQKPIAVIQMDLDCFKSINDRFGHQAGDRVLAHTAGLISSRIGSADLAGRVGGEEFCIVLPGATKEAACLTAERIRERINSRELLLGKGVMLRISASFGVSGSDESGQYDVEFLQSVADKRLYQAKQDGRNRVCCSEPPPAE encoded by the coding sequence GTGTCACACGTTGTAAAGGTGGATAGCCTTCAGTGGCTAAATACGCTCAGCTGGCGCAACAATCCCGTGCGGGTGGTGAGTCTCTGCTTTTTTGTGGTGCTGGTCTTTTCGACGCTGCTGGCCTGGCGCGAGGTGGTGGTGCTGGAGGAAGCGTATATCTCCAGCCAGCGCAACAGCCTTGAAAACGTCGCCAATAAAATGGATGCGCAGCTGCAGGCAAATCTGGATGGCCTGAAGTTCTACCGCAACGGCATGCAGGCGGCGCTGCAAACGCCGCTGGCCTTTAGCGGGCTGCGCGGAGCGGCCGAGGCGTTCATGCAAAGGCGCCAGCAGCCCCAGTGGTCTGTTGCCCTCGATAATCGCCGGACGCTGCCCGTCTATGGCGTATCTGATGATTTCATTGCGCAAAGCGCGCTGCTATCGCGCGATAACCCAAGGCTGAGCAACGAGCTGACCGCGACGCTTGAGGTTGGTTATCTCCTGCGCTTATCCACCTCCGTCAGGCGCGTTGCGCAGCGGGTGCTGTACGTCTCCCGCGCCGGTTTCTTTCTGACAAACCCGTCGATAACCGACCCTAAAGACACAATAGAGCAGTACTACGCGCTGGTGACCAGCCCATGGTTTACCAGCCAGACGCAGCGCAATAACCCGGGCCGCGGTTTTCGCTGGCAGCCCCATGCCCCGGACAGCAATGTGCAAAGCGTCGCGGTTTCGCTGCCGGTGGATTACGATCATTACTGGTACGGCGTGCTGGCGATGGAGTTTTCGCTGCCGCAGATCAAACGCTACCTGGTGGTGGCGTCGGAAGGCGAGGAGGAGGGCGAATATCGGCTGTACGATCGCCGGATGAACCAGATAACCTCGCTGTTGACCGATGGCGTCATCGCGACATCGCTGACGGACCCGGACAAAGCGCAGATCGCCCATGCGTTTGAGCATGATACCCGCGGCGGTCTCCGTCTGGACACGCGCTATATCAGCTGGCAAAAGCTGCAAAATTTCGACGGCGTGCTGATCCGCGTCCATCATCTGCAGGAGGGGCTGCGCGGCGAGTATGGCAGTATTTCAATGGCGCTGGGCGTGCTGTGGATCCTGTTTACCTCGATGCTTATTCTGGCCTGGGTGGTTATCCACCGGATGGTGAATAACATGACGGCCCTGCAAAAATCGCTGCAGTGGCAGGCGTGGTACGACGGTCTGACGCGTCTGTTCAATCGCGGGACGCTGTTTGAGCGGGCGAATACGGCGATGAAGTCGTGCCGGGAGCAGCAGAAGCCCATCGCCGTCATTCAGATGGATCTCGACTGTTTCAAGAGCATTAACGACCGCTTTGGCCATCAGGCCGGCGATCGGGTGCTGGCACATACCGCCGGGCTTATCAGCAGCCGGATTGGCAGCGCGGACCTTGCCGGGCGCGTGGGCGGCGAGGAGTTCTGCATTGTGCTTCCCGGGGCGACGAAAGAAGCGGCATGCCTTACCGCGGAGCGTATCCGCGAGCGAATCAACAGCCGGGAGCTGCTGCTGGGTAAGGGCGTTATGCTGCGCATTAGCGCCTCGTTTGGCGTCAGCGGTAGCGATGAAAGCGGCCAGTACGATGTGGAGTTCCTGCAGTCGGTGGCGGATAAACGCCTGTATCAGGCGAAACAGGACGGGCGCAATCGCGTTTGCTGTAGCGAACCGCCGCCAGCGGAATGA
- the yodD gene encoding YodD family peroxide/acid resistance protein produces MKPAKEYSDTAKREVNVDVDALLAAINEISESEVRRAGDDLQHVSVDGREYHTWRDLADAFELDIHDFSVSEIGR; encoded by the coding sequence ATGAAACCTGCCAAAGAGTACAGCGACACTGCCAAACGCGAGGTCAATGTCGATGTTGATGCCTTGCTGGCGGCGATAAATGAAATCAGCGAAAGCGAGGTCAGACGCGCGGGCGACGATCTACAGCATGTCAGCGTCGACGGTCGCGAATACCATACCTGGCGTGACCTGGCGGACGCGTTCGAACTGGATATTCACGACTTCAGCGTGTCTGAGATTGGCCGCTGA
- the dsrB gene encoding protein DsrB, which translates to MQVNDRVTVKTDGGPRRPGVVLAIEQFNEGTMYLVSLEDYPMGIWFFNEKGHPDGIFVEKVE; encoded by the coding sequence ATGCAGGTAAACGATCGTGTAACGGTCAAAACGGATGGCGGGCCGCGTCGCCCCGGTGTCGTGCTGGCGATAGAACAGTTTAATGAAGGGACCATGTATCTGGTGTCGCTGGAAGACTATCCGATGGGCATCTGGTTCTTTAACGAGAAAGGGCACCCCGACGGAATCTTTGTCGAAAAAGTCGAATAA
- the rcsA gene encoding transcriptional regulator RcsA produces MSTIIMDICSYTRLGLTGYLTSRGIKKRDIGDVDSVSELEKACDTQHPSVVFINEDCFIHDAESSQHIKQIINQHPRTLFIVFMAIANIHFDEYLLVRKNLLISSKSITPQSLDDLLADYLQKESGGISNINIPTLSLSRTESSMLRMWMSGQDTIQISDQMNIKAKTVSSHKGNIKKKIKTHNKQVIYHVVRLTDNVTTGIYVNMR; encoded by the coding sequence ATGTCAACGATTATTATGGATATATGCAGTTACACCCGACTGGGATTGACCGGGTACCTGACAAGCCGGGGGATTAAAAAGCGTGATATCGGCGATGTCGACAGTGTGAGCGAGCTTGAGAAAGCCTGCGATACGCAGCATCCGTCTGTTGTGTTCATTAATGAAGACTGTTTTATCCACGACGCAGAGAGCAGTCAGCATATCAAGCAGATCATTAATCAACACCCCAGGACACTGTTTATTGTATTTATGGCGATAGCGAACATCCATTTTGACGAGTATTTGCTGGTTCGGAAAAATCTGTTAATAAGCTCAAAATCGATCACCCCGCAATCGCTGGACGATCTGCTGGCCGATTATCTGCAAAAAGAGAGCGGCGGCATCAGCAACATTAACATCCCGACGCTGTCGCTAAGCCGCACGGAATCCAGCATGCTGCGAATGTGGATGTCTGGCCAGGATACTATTCAAATATCCGACCAGATGAATATTAAGGCAAAAACGGTATCATCACATAAAGGTAATATTAAAAAGAAGATAAAAACGCATAATAAGCAAGTCATATACCATGTTGTGCGTCTGACGGATAATGTTACGACCGGTATTTACGTAAACATGCGCTGA
- the fliR gene encoding flagellar biosynthetic protein FliR produces the protein MLHLTSDQWLHWLSLYFWPLLRVLALVSTAPILSEKTVPKRVKLGLGFIITAIVAPTLPPTDVTLFSPNALWLAIQQILIGIALGFTMQLAFAAIRTAGEIIGLQMGLSFATFVDPSSNLSMPVLARIMDMLAMLLFLVFNGHLWLISLLVDTFHTLPIGGLPLNGNAFLALSRAGGLIFLNGLMLALPVITLLLTINLALGMLNRMAPQLSVFVIGFPITLTVGLILMSALMPLIAPFCEHLFSEIFDLLADIISELPKVSSP, from the coding sequence ATGCTGCATCTCACCAGCGATCAATGGCTGCACTGGCTGAGCCTCTATTTCTGGCCGCTGCTGCGCGTGTTAGCGCTGGTATCCACGGCGCCTATCCTCAGCGAAAAAACGGTGCCGAAGCGGGTGAAGCTCGGCCTTGGCTTTATCATTACCGCGATCGTCGCCCCGACGCTGCCGCCGACCGACGTCACGCTATTTTCACCCAATGCGCTATGGCTGGCGATACAGCAAATACTGATAGGTATCGCGCTGGGTTTTACCATGCAGCTGGCGTTTGCGGCGATACGTACCGCTGGCGAAATCATCGGCCTGCAGATGGGGCTCTCGTTTGCCACCTTCGTGGACCCCAGCAGCAACCTCAGCATGCCGGTGCTGGCGCGCATCATGGATATGCTGGCGATGCTGCTGTTTCTGGTTTTTAACGGCCACCTGTGGCTCATCTCGCTGCTGGTGGACACCTTCCACACCCTGCCGATCGGCGGCTTGCCGCTCAACGGCAACGCGTTCCTCGCCCTGTCGCGCGCCGGGGGGCTTATTTTCCTCAACGGGCTGATGCTGGCGCTACCGGTTATCACCCTGCTGCTGACCATTAACCTGGCGCTGGGCATGCTTAACCGCATGGCGCCGCAGCTCTCGGTTTTCGTTATCGGCTTCCCTATCACGCTTACCGTCGGCCTTATTTTGATGTCGGCGCTGATGCCGCTTATTGCGCCGTTCTGCGAGCATTTGTTCAGCGAAATATTCGATCTTTTGGCGGATATTATCAGCGAACTGCCTAAAGTTTCTTCTCCTTAA
- the fliQ gene encoding flagellar biosynthesis protein FliQ, whose protein sequence is MTPESVMMLGTEAMKVALALAAPLLLVALITGLIISILQAATQINEMTLSFIPKIIAVFVAIIIAGPWMLNLLLDYVRTLFSNLPYIIG, encoded by the coding sequence ATGACGCCTGAATCGGTCATGATGCTGGGCACGGAGGCGATGAAAGTCGCGCTGGCCCTCGCCGCCCCTCTGCTGCTGGTCGCGCTGATTACCGGCCTGATTATCAGCATTCTGCAGGCCGCGACGCAGATTAACGAAATGACGCTGTCGTTCATTCCGAAGATCATCGCCGTGTTCGTGGCCATCATCATCGCCGGGCCGTGGATGCTGAATTTGCTGCTCGATTACGTGCGTACGCTGTTCAGCAATTTGCCCTACATCATCGGATAA
- the fliP gene encoding flagellar type III secretion system pore protein FliP (The bacterial flagellar biogenesis protein FliP forms a type III secretion system (T3SS)-type pore required for flagellar assembly.) translates to MRRLLSLSLAALLLLSPAAFAQLPGLVSQPLPGGGQSWSLPVQTLVFITSLTFLPAILLMMTSFTRIIIVFGLLRSALGTASAPPNQVLLGLALFLTFFIMSPVIDKIYTDAYQPFNDNKITLEQAIDKGAQPLREFMLRQTREADLALFARLSHSEPIQGPEAVPMRILLPAYVTSELKTAFQIGFTIFIPFLIIDLVIASVLMALGMMMVPPATIALPFKLMLFVLVDGWQLLVGSLAQSFYS, encoded by the coding sequence ATGCGCCGTTTGCTTTCCCTTTCGCTTGCTGCCCTGCTGCTGCTGTCGCCAGCCGCGTTCGCCCAATTGCCGGGACTGGTCAGCCAGCCGCTGCCGGGGGGCGGCCAGAGCTGGTCGCTGCCGGTGCAAACGCTGGTCTTTATCACCTCGCTGACCTTCCTGCCGGCAATCCTGCTGATGATGACCAGCTTCACCCGCATCATCATCGTGTTCGGCCTGCTGCGCAGCGCGCTCGGTACCGCCTCTGCGCCGCCAAACCAGGTGCTGCTGGGGCTGGCGCTGTTTCTGACCTTTTTTATTATGTCGCCGGTTATTGATAAAATTTACACCGACGCCTACCAGCCGTTTAACGACAATAAAATCACCCTGGAACAGGCTATCGACAAAGGGGCTCAGCCGCTGCGCGAATTTATGCTGCGCCAGACCCGCGAGGCCGACCTGGCGTTGTTCGCCCGCTTATCCCACAGCGAACCGATTCAGGGGCCGGAAGCGGTACCGATGCGCATTCTGCTGCCCGCCTACGTGACCAGCGAGCTGAAAACCGCGTTCCAGATAGGCTTTACCATCTTCATTCCGTTTTTGATTATCGACCTGGTTATCGCCAGCGTGCTGATGGCGCTCGGGATGATGATGGTGCCCCCGGCAACCATTGCGCTGCCCTTTAAGCTTATGCTTTTTGTTCTGGTGGACGGCTGGCAGCTGCTGGTCGGTTCGCTGGCGCAGAGCTTTTACAGTTAA
- the fliO gene encoding flagellar biosynthetic protein FliO, with the protein MKTETAVAQPVPMPGSPLLEVSGALLGVILLIFAAAWLAKRFGLGGVKHSAARGLKVSASTAIGQRERVVIVDVEDARLVLGVTAGQVSLLHTLPPAPAEAEAPKAPAPDFSSLMKSVIKRSGRS; encoded by the coding sequence ATGAAAACGGAGACAGCCGTCGCCCAGCCGGTTCCAATGCCGGGCTCGCCGCTGCTGGAAGTCAGCGGCGCGCTGCTGGGCGTTATTCTGCTGATCTTCGCCGCCGCCTGGCTTGCCAAACGTTTTGGCCTGGGCGGCGTGAAACATTCGGCTGCGCGCGGCCTGAAGGTCAGCGCCAGTACCGCTATCGGCCAGCGCGAGCGCGTGGTGATTGTTGACGTTGAAGATGCTCGCCTGGTGCTTGGGGTAACCGCAGGCCAGGTGTCTTTGCTGCACACGCTACCGCCTGCGCCTGCCGAAGCCGAGGCGCCGAAAGCGCCCGCCCCTGATTTTTCGTCCCTGATGAAATCCGTTATCAAGCGTTCCGGGAGATCCTGA
- the fliN gene encoding flagellar motor switch protein FliN produces MSDMNNPSDENGAMDDLWAEALNEQKTTGSKSAADAVFQQLGGGDVSGTLQDIDLIMDIPVKLTVELGRTRMTIKELLRLTQGSVVSLDGLAGEPLDILINGYLIAQGEVVVVADKYGVRITDIITPSERMRRLSR; encoded by the coding sequence ATGAGTGATATGAATAATCCGTCCGATGAAAACGGAGCGATGGACGATCTGTGGGCTGAGGCGTTAAACGAACAGAAAACGACGGGCAGCAAAAGCGCCGCCGATGCGGTCTTCCAGCAGTTAGGCGGCGGCGACGTCAGCGGTACGCTGCAGGATATCGATTTAATCATGGATATTCCGGTCAAGTTGACCGTCGAACTCGGCCGCACCCGGATGACCATCAAAGAGCTGCTGCGCCTGACCCAGGGCTCCGTGGTCTCGCTTGACGGCCTTGCGGGCGAACCGCTGGACATCCTGATTAACGGCTACCTGATAGCCCAGGGCGAGGTGGTGGTGGTCGCCGATAAGTACGGCGTGCGTATCACCGACATTATTACGCCGTCCGAACGCATGCGTCGCCTGAGCCGCTAA
- the fliM gene encoding flagellar motor switch protein FliM — protein sequence MGDSILSQAEIDALLNGDSEQSDEPQAGAGGETDIRPYDPNTQRRVVRERLQALEIINERFARQFRMGLFNLLRRSPDITVGAIRIQPYHEFARNLPVPTNLNLIHLKPLRGTGLFVFSPSLVFIAVDNLFGGDGRFPTKVEGREFTHTEQRVINRMLKLALEAYSDAWKAINPLEVEYVRSEMQVKFTNITTSPNDIVVNTPFHVEIGNLTGEFNICLPFSMIEPLREVLVNPPLENSRSEDQNWRENLVRQVQHSELELVANFADISLRLSQILKLQPGDVLPIDKPDRIIAHVDGVPVLTSQYGTLNGQYALRVEHLINPILNSLNEEQPK from the coding sequence ATGGGCGACAGCATTCTTTCTCAGGCCGAAATCGACGCGCTGCTCAATGGCGACAGCGAGCAGAGCGACGAGCCGCAGGCGGGCGCCGGTGGCGAAACCGACATCCGCCCGTACGATCCGAATACCCAGCGTCGGGTGGTGCGTGAGCGCCTGCAGGCGCTGGAAATTATCAACGAGCGTTTCGCGCGCCAGTTCCGTATGGGGCTGTTTAACCTGCTGCGACGCAGTCCGGATATCACCGTCGGCGCTATCCGTATTCAGCCATACCATGAGTTTGCCCGTAACCTTCCGGTGCCGACCAACCTTAACCTTATCCACCTAAAGCCGCTGCGCGGTACCGGGCTGTTCGTGTTTTCACCGAGCCTGGTGTTTATTGCCGTGGATAACCTGTTTGGCGGCGACGGGCGTTTCCCGACCAAAGTGGAAGGCCGCGAATTTACCCATACCGAGCAGCGCGTTATCAACCGCATGCTGAAGCTGGCGCTGGAAGCCTATAGCGACGCCTGGAAAGCGATTAACCCGCTGGAAGTGGAGTATGTCCGTTCCGAGATGCAGGTGAAGTTTACCAACATCACCACCTCGCCTAACGACATCGTGGTCAATACGCCGTTCCACGTCGAAATCGGCAACCTGACCGGCGAATTCAACATTTGCCTGCCGTTCAGCATGATTGAACCCCTGCGCGAAGTACTGGTTAACCCGCCGCTGGAAAACTCCCGCAGCGAAGACCAGAACTGGCGTGAAAACCTGGTGCGCCAGGTCCAGCATTCCGAGCTTGAGCTGGTGGCAAACTTTGCCGATATCTCCCTGCGCCTGTCGCAGATCCTGAAGCTCCAGCCCGGCGATGTGTTACCGATAGATAAACCGGATCGCATTATTGCCCACGTGGATGGCGTACCGGTGCTGACCAGCCAGTACGGCACGCTTAACGGTCAATACGCACTGCGCGTAGAGCATTTAATCAACCCGATTTTGAACTCGCTGAATGAGGAACAGCCCAAATGA
- the fliL gene encoding flagellar basal body-associated protein FliL has translation MTDSAITKKSKRSIWIPLLVLVTLAACATAGYSYWRMQQQPSASAPKEAPPPPAPVFWALDTFTVNLGDADRVLYVGITLRLKDEATRTRLNEYLPEVRSRLLLLFSRQDAAQLATDAGKQKLVDAIKATLAPPLVTGQPGQQVTDVLYTAFILR, from the coding sequence ATGACAGACTCCGCGATCACAAAGAAAAGCAAGCGTTCAATCTGGATCCCGCTGCTGGTGCTGGTGACGCTCGCCGCCTGCGCCACCGCTGGCTACAGCTACTGGCGCATGCAGCAACAACCTTCCGCCAGCGCGCCGAAAGAAGCGCCGCCGCCGCCCGCTCCGGTATTCTGGGCGCTGGACACGTTCACGGTTAACCTGGGCGACGCCGATCGCGTGCTGTATGTCGGCATTACGCTGCGTCTCAAGGATGAAGCCACCCGTACGCGTCTGAACGAATATCTGCCGGAAGTCCGCAGCCGCCTGCTGCTGCTGTTCTCCCGTCAGGACGCCGCTCAGCTGGCGACCGACGCCGGGAAACAAAAGCTGGTGGATGCCATTAAAGCCACGCTGGCGCCGCCGCTGGTGACAGGTCAGCCTGGCCAACAGGTGACTGACGTTCTGTACACAGCTTTCATTTTGCGGTAA
- the fliK gene encoding flagellar hook length control protein FliK, with amino-acid sequence MITLPKLVVSDTDLTASGLTAKADNGAQDFLALLTGALSGAAVTTKDGKPALSLADLQEASRQLPQGDIKNTLNQLLAQQSADDSQQVDLTALSDAQTLLSQLPVSIKGDAAKQLSKEVAKEDDQPTLSNEELAGLSALMAMLPHTATAATAPAAVTPAAASALQTASAAGLAASSIATAPLGQPGDDKPLPLAHAGADKGQTVSHGAAQEAATPLVAAAAAKADSDSTPSPAAPAMAPTPVISNATASINTHPVVTVNSQLGTPEWQQNISQHITLFTRQGQQTAELKLHPEHLGQVNITLKLDDNQAQLQMVSPHSHVRAALEAALPVLRTQLADNGIQLAQSNISGDGFTGQQQQSSSFGQQPSHRPAEGGAFNADDEEALSVPASLQSAARGAGAVDIFA; translated from the coding sequence ATGATCACTCTGCCGAAACTTGTTGTCAGCGATACCGATCTTACCGCCTCCGGGCTGACGGCCAAAGCCGACAACGGCGCGCAGGATTTTCTCGCCCTGCTGACCGGGGCGCTGTCCGGCGCCGCGGTCACGACCAAAGACGGAAAACCCGCGCTGTCGCTGGCCGACCTGCAGGAAGCCAGTCGCCAGCTGCCGCAGGGGGACATCAAAAATACCCTTAACCAGCTGCTGGCGCAGCAGAGCGCCGACGACAGCCAGCAGGTAGATCTTACCGCGCTGAGCGATGCGCAGACGTTACTTAGCCAGCTGCCGGTCAGTATTAAGGGCGATGCGGCGAAACAGCTGAGCAAAGAGGTCGCCAAAGAGGATGACCAGCCGACGCTCAGCAATGAAGAGCTGGCTGGGCTTAGCGCGCTGATGGCGATGCTGCCGCATACCGCGACCGCCGCAACGGCGCCCGCAGCCGTGACGCCTGCCGCCGCCAGCGCCCTTCAGACCGCCTCAGCCGCAGGACTGGCCGCATCGTCTATCGCCACCGCGCCGCTCGGACAGCCTGGCGATGATAAACCGCTGCCGCTGGCGCATGCCGGCGCCGATAAGGGCCAGACCGTGAGCCACGGCGCAGCGCAGGAAGCGGCCACACCGCTGGTTGCCGCCGCCGCGGCGAAAGCCGATAGCGACAGTACGCCATCGCCCGCAGCGCCCGCGATGGCGCCCACGCCGGTCATCAGTAACGCCACGGCCAGTATCAACACCCACCCGGTTGTGACGGTGAATTCGCAGCTCGGTACGCCGGAATGGCAGCAGAACATCAGTCAGCACATCACGCTGTTCACCCGCCAGGGCCAGCAGACCGCTGAGCTTAAGCTGCACCCTGAGCATCTGGGCCAGGTAAACATCACGCTGAAGCTGGATGACAACCAGGCGCAGCTGCAGATGGTCTCGCCGCACAGCCACGTCCGCGCCGCGCTGGAAGCCGCGCTACCGGTGCTGCGCACCCAACTGGCCGATAACGGTATTCAGCTCGCGCAGAGCAATATCAGCGGCGACGGTTTTACCGGCCAACAGCAGCAGTCCTCCTCCTTCGGCCAGCAGCCATCGCACCGCCCGGCTGAAGGCGGCGCGTTTAATGCCGATGACGAAGAGGCGCTAAGCGTTCCGGCCTCGCTGCAATCTGCCGCACGCGGCGCTGGCGCCGTCGACATCTTCGCCTAA